The following are encoded together in the Pectobacterium wasabiae CFBP 3304 genome:
- a CDS encoding MFS transporter, with product MTDLTENAKDTRQRIRAIVGASSGNLVEWFDFYVYSFCSIYFAHIFFPSGNTTTQLLQTAGVFAAGFLMRPIGGWLFGYIADKHGRKNSMLISVCMMCFGSLVIACLPGYESIGTWAPFLLLLARLFQGLSVGGEYGTSATYMSEVAVEGRKGFYASFQYVTLIGGQLLALLVVVILQQILSDEDLRAWGWRIPFALGAVLAIVALYLRRSLNETSDKTTRAHKDAGSLAGLWKHRRAFITVLGFTAGGSLAFYTFTTYMQKYLVNTAGMHAKTASGLMTLALFIFMLLQPFFGAMSDKIGRRSSMLCFGGFAALLTVPILTVLQSVTSPVLAFSLVMLSLVIVSFYTSISGILKAEMFPPEVRALGVGLSYAVANALFGGSAEYVALSLKSFGMETAFFWYVSVMGAVAFIVSLTLHRRGKGMKL from the coding sequence ATGACCGATCTAACAGAAAATGCGAAAGATACGCGCCAGCGTATCCGAGCTATCGTTGGCGCTTCATCGGGTAATTTAGTTGAGTGGTTTGATTTTTATGTTTATTCCTTTTGCTCAATCTATTTCGCCCACATCTTTTTCCCTTCGGGAAATACCACAACTCAATTACTACAAACCGCAGGGGTTTTTGCAGCAGGCTTTTTAATGAGACCGATAGGCGGTTGGCTTTTCGGTTATATTGCTGACAAGCATGGTCGTAAAAATTCAATGCTAATTTCGGTTTGCATGATGTGCTTTGGATCTCTGGTTATTGCCTGTCTACCGGGGTATGAAAGTATTGGCACCTGGGCACCGTTTTTACTGTTATTAGCCCGTTTATTTCAGGGGCTTTCTGTCGGTGGGGAATATGGCACCAGCGCAACGTATATGAGTGAAGTTGCTGTTGAGGGAAGAAAAGGATTCTATGCTTCTTTCCAGTATGTCACGCTGATTGGCGGTCAATTGTTGGCGCTGTTAGTGGTTGTAATATTGCAGCAGATTCTGAGCGATGAAGATTTACGTGCGTGGGGATGGCGTATTCCTTTTGCTCTCGGTGCTGTTTTGGCGATCGTGGCGCTTTATTTACGCCGTTCGCTGAATGAAACATCGGATAAAACGACTCGCGCGCATAAAGATGCGGGTTCGCTGGCAGGTTTGTGGAAACATCGTCGCGCTTTTATTACCGTACTGGGGTTTACGGCCGGTGGTTCTTTAGCTTTTTATACGTTCACCACTTATATGCAAAAGTATCTGGTGAATACGGCAGGGATGCATGCGAAAACGGCTAGCGGCCTAATGACCCTTGCACTATTTATCTTTATGCTGCTGCAACCCTTCTTTGGTGCAATGTCGGATAAAATTGGCCGTCGTAGTTCAATGCTCTGCTTCGGCGGGTTTGCGGCACTACTGACGGTTCCCATTTTAACGGTTCTACAGAGTGTAACGAGTCCTGTCCTTGCTTTCTCGTTAGTGATGTTATCTCTGGTTATTGTCAGCTTCTACACGTCGATTAGCGGTATTTTAAAAGCAGAAATGTTCCCGCCCGAAGTCCGTGCCTTAGGCGTAGGTTTATCTTATGCGGTGGCTAATGCGTTGTTCGGCGGATCTGCTGAGTATGTTGCGCTTTCGCTGAAATCTTTTGGTATGGAAACGGCTTTCTTCTGGTACGTATCAGTGATGGGAGCGGTTGCGTTTATTGTGTCGTTAACGCTGCATCGTAGAGGCAAAGGGATGAAGCTCTAG
- a CDS encoding YfiM family lipoprotein — protein MRILCIAAIICCSGCSHIAQDRWTGQDKAQHFLASAAISAAGYEYGTHQRWSADRSGGFGIMLAISVGMAKELYDSREGGTGWSWQDLVWDIAGATTGYALWQLSEN, from the coding sequence ATGCGCATACTGTGTATCGCCGCAATCATTTGCTGTTCTGGATGTAGCCATATCGCGCAAGATCGCTGGACAGGGCAGGATAAAGCTCAACACTTTCTCGCCTCAGCCGCCATCAGCGCAGCCGGGTATGAATATGGCACTCATCAGCGCTGGAGTGCAGACCGTAGCGGAGGATTCGGTATTATGTTAGCAATCAGCGTAGGCATGGCAAAAGAGCTTTATGACAGTCGGGAAGGTGGAACGGGATGGAGCTGGCAAGATCTTGTTTGGGATATAGCCGGTGCAACCACCGGCTATGCGTTATGGCAATTATCTGAAAACTAG
- the pssA gene encoding CDP-diacylglycerol--serine O-phosphatidyltransferase, with protein MLSNFKRNKYQQHLAQLPRIPQNADDVQTLHSPELFRTTLINAILSAKKRVYIVALYLERDDGGIGILSAIYEAKRQCPELDVRVLVDWHRAQRGRIGAVAENTNADWYCDMAKKHPDTHFPIYGIPVNTREALGVLHLKGFIVDDTVIYSGASLNDVYLHQHQKYRYDRYQLIHNSVLAETMVQYIQTMLSAPAVQRLDHTDRPKSLEIKNDIKQFRQALRTANYLAPEHRADASELTVTPLVGLGKQSPLNKTIHHLMYCADENLVICTPYFNLPALLVRNIIRLLRDGKKVEIIIGDKTANDFYIPADQPFKIIGALPYLYEINLRRFLSRLERYIENQQLVVRLWKDGDNSFHLKGMWVDDKWQLLTGNNLNPRAWRLDLENAILIHDPQQVLLQQRLGELDTIRTHTHVVSSYMELESIAQYPVKVRKLIRRLRRIRIDRLISRIL; from the coding sequence ATGCTGTCAAATTTTAAACGCAATAAATACCAACAGCACCTTGCACAACTGCCCAGAATTCCTCAGAACGCAGATGATGTTCAGACGTTGCATTCGCCTGAACTTTTCCGCACGACGCTAATCAACGCCATTTTAAGTGCGAAAAAGCGCGTCTATATCGTGGCGTTATATCTTGAGCGTGATGATGGCGGTATCGGCATTCTATCCGCAATTTATGAAGCCAAACGGCAGTGCCCAGAACTGGACGTCCGCGTTCTGGTAGACTGGCATCGTGCTCAGCGTGGCAGGATCGGCGCGGTGGCGGAAAATACCAATGCCGATTGGTATTGCGATATGGCGAAAAAACACCCAGATACGCATTTCCCTATCTATGGCATTCCTGTCAACACACGCGAAGCACTGGGCGTGCTGCACCTGAAAGGGTTTATTGTCGATGATACTGTCATCTACAGCGGTGCCAGCTTGAATGATGTTTACCTGCATCAGCATCAAAAATACCGTTATGACCGCTATCAGCTAATTCATAACTCAGTATTGGCTGAGACGATGGTGCAATATATCCAGACCATGCTGTCGGCCCCGGCAGTACAGCGATTAGATCATACCGATCGCCCGAAGAGTCTGGAGATCAAAAATGATATCAAGCAATTCCGTCAGGCGTTACGTACCGCCAATTATCTGGCACCGGAACATCGCGCAGATGCAAGCGAGTTAACCGTCACACCATTGGTCGGGCTAGGAAAGCAAAGCCCACTGAATAAGACCATACATCACCTGATGTACTGCGCCGATGAAAATTTGGTTATCTGTACCCCGTATTTCAACCTGCCCGCGCTGCTGGTCAGAAATATCATCCGACTATTGCGGGACGGCAAAAAAGTAGAAATTATTATCGGCGATAAAACCGCTAACGATTTCTATATTCCAGCAGACCAGCCTTTCAAAATCATCGGTGCATTGCCATATCTCTACGAGATAAACCTGCGCCGTTTCCTGAGTCGTCTGGAACGTTACATTGAGAATCAGCAGCTTGTTGTACGGCTATGGAAAGACGGTGATAACAGCTTCCACCTGAAAGGCATGTGGGTGGATGATAAGTGGCAGCTACTGACAGGGAACAACCTTAACCCCCGCGCATGGCGCTTGGATCTGGAAAATGCCATTCTGATTCACGATCCTCAGCAAGTGCTGTTGCAACAACGTCTGGGTGAGCTGGACACGATAAGAACACACACCCACGTTGTAAGCAGCTATATGGAGCTGGAGAGCATCGCGCAATATCCCGTGAAAGTCCGCAAGCTGATACGGCGTCTGCGCCGTATTCGGATAGACCGGCTCATCAGTCGTATTCTCTAA